The following coding sequences lie in one Streptococcus suis genomic window:
- a CDS encoding 5-methylcytosine-specific restriction endonuclease system specificity protein McrC: protein MIPVQNIYYMLSYAFKILHKQEYKRIATEEFKNAADLLAEIMIISLSIQVKRGLGREYRSQTESLSALKGKINISESLTPPNWRRKQLVCQYDDFSLDSRMNRIIKASIEILLKADISRDRKKKLRKLLVFFGEVSKINLHSINWNLQYNRNNQSYQLLMSICYLVVNGLIHTEREGNKKLMNFLDERRESLLYEKFILGYYKKHYPQIQVTASQIPWALDDGFGEMLPIMQSDIYLKYKDTILIIDAKYYSSNTQIRFDKRTLHSNNLYQIFTYVKNQAYRLSDSNDIVAGMLLYAKTDIDIQPNQVYQMHGNRISVKNLDLNLQFASIAEQLDDIITSHFASPPKRY from the coding sequence GTGATACCTGTCCAAAATATCTACTATATGCTATCCTACGCATTCAAAATCCTTCATAAGCAGGAATATAAACGGATCGCTACTGAAGAATTTAAAAATGCTGCAGATCTACTGGCGGAAATAATGATAATCAGCCTCTCGATACAGGTGAAAAGAGGACTTGGTCGAGAGTATCGTTCTCAAACCGAGTCACTCTCGGCACTTAAAGGTAAAATAAATATCTCTGAATCTTTAACACCTCCGAATTGGCGTAGAAAGCAACTTGTTTGCCAATACGATGATTTTTCTCTTGACAGTAGAATGAATCGCATTATCAAAGCAAGCATTGAGATACTGCTAAAAGCTGATATAAGCAGGGACAGGAAAAAGAAATTGAGAAAACTCTTAGTTTTCTTTGGAGAAGTCTCAAAAATTAATCTACACTCAATCAATTGGAATTTACAATATAATCGAAACAATCAGTCGTATCAATTACTAATGTCAATCTGCTATTTGGTGGTGAATGGATTAATTCATACAGAGAGGGAGGGGAATAAGAAATTGATGAATTTTCTTGATGAGCGAAGGGAATCCTTGCTATATGAGAAGTTCATTCTTGGATATTATAAAAAGCATTATCCCCAAATACAGGTTACCGCCTCTCAGATACCTTGGGCACTAGATGATGGTTTTGGAGAAATGCTCCCCATCATGCAAAGTGATATTTACCTCAAATATAAAGATACTATATTGATTATTGATGCTAAATATTATTCTAGTAACACACAGATTCGCTTTGATAAGCGCACACTCCATTCAAATAATCTATACCAAATTTTTACCTATGTGAAAAACCAGGCTTATCGCCTGTCAGATTCAAACGATATAGTAGCAGGAATGCTTCTATACGCTAAAACCGATATAGATATTCAACCTAATCAGGTCTACCAAATGCATGGAAACCGGATTAGTGTCAAAAATTTGGACTTAAACCTGCAGTTTGCAAGTATTGCTGAACAACTGGATGACATCATTACATCGCATTTTGCATCCCCTCCAAAACGGTACTAG